From a region of the Nitrospira sp. genome:
- the fdhF gene encoding formate dehydrogenase subunit alpha, with the protein MPEITINERRVIAEQGDTIYQTAIRAGIAIPSLCASAHLAPYGSCRLCLAEIEGVKGFHATCSMPVRDGMVVATESPQLTRHRRNVIELYLSERPTTESLGELTRLAELYGVTDVRYPVGVQRDQIRDESNPFFTFDNAKCISCARCVRACDEIQPARAVSMIRSGFAVRPGWGGAIGAGGHSRIADSNCVSCGACVKECPTGALSEKTVLEHGPATRQVRTTCAYCGVGCTFHAGVRDSRIVTMVPADDGPTNHGHACLKGRFGWMYNDADDRIQTPLLREGDGWKAIRWEQALDLVAHSFSRIKETTGPDGVAAISSSRGTNEENYLFGKFIRCVMGTNHIDNCARVCHSATVTGMMETLGASAATNSIRDLDDAKLILVVGANPTESHPVLGAKLLQLARRGVPFIVIDPRRTEIAKVATIHLQLRPGTNVALLNGLGHVIAGEGLLDQRFIAGRTEGVEDWLATVKAYPPEAVERLTDVPAHDIRRAARMYAQSGAALALHGLGMTEHRWGSHGVMALCDLALATGNIARPGTGINPLRGQNNVQGASDSGCLPTHFVAYQSLSDPVVAARHESITGKPLPSKRGMKIPDMWDAALDGRLKALWIVGYDVAQTDPNLKKVREALSRIEFLVVQDLFMSETAKFAHLVLPGASFLEKDGTFTNLERRIQRIRKAVDPPHGILPDWQVVCEVSRRMGYPMHYGHPSEIMKEMAALSPILAGVTYERLDQPDGLQWPVLDDTHPGTTLMHADSFPRGKGRFVGVDYLPPGELPDEDYPFVLITGRILEHYNCGAQTRRTPLINLVDRDVLEMHPDDCARLGLDRDQMVRLVSPRSAAVLPIRPSTRMRPGELFTSFHFPGSDVNSLLSSSADESSKCPEYKVSVVRVEPVDGKTPDAGR; encoded by the coding sequence ATGCCCGAGATCACCATCAATGAAAGACGGGTTATTGCTGAACAGGGCGATACCATCTATCAAACCGCCATTCGAGCCGGCATTGCGATTCCTAGTCTGTGTGCGTCGGCGCATCTCGCTCCGTACGGATCCTGTCGACTGTGCCTCGCGGAAATCGAGGGCGTGAAGGGCTTCCATGCGACATGTTCGATGCCGGTCCGTGATGGGATGGTCGTTGCGACGGAAAGCCCTCAGCTGACCCGGCATCGGCGGAACGTGATCGAACTCTATTTATCCGAGCGCCCAACCACTGAGTCTCTTGGCGAACTGACCCGTTTGGCGGAACTTTACGGAGTGACCGATGTTCGATATCCGGTCGGCGTACAACGCGATCAGATCCGTGATGAGTCCAACCCCTTCTTTACATTCGACAACGCCAAATGCATTTCATGCGCCAGGTGCGTGCGGGCCTGCGATGAGATACAGCCCGCGCGCGCCGTCTCCATGATTCGGAGCGGATTCGCGGTGAGGCCGGGATGGGGCGGGGCTATCGGCGCCGGCGGGCACAGCCGGATTGCCGACTCCAATTGCGTCTCCTGCGGGGCTTGCGTCAAAGAATGTCCAACGGGGGCTCTATCTGAAAAGACCGTGCTCGAGCACGGTCCTGCCACTCGCCAAGTCCGCACGACGTGTGCGTACTGCGGAGTCGGATGCACCTTCCACGCCGGTGTTCGAGATAGCCGTATCGTAACCATGGTACCGGCCGACGATGGCCCGACCAATCATGGCCATGCCTGCCTGAAAGGCCGGTTCGGGTGGATGTACAACGATGCCGACGATCGAATTCAGACGCCGCTACTCCGTGAAGGTGATGGTTGGAAAGCCATCAGATGGGAGCAGGCGCTGGATCTCGTGGCCCACTCGTTCAGCCGGATCAAGGAGACAACCGGCCCGGATGGGGTCGCCGCTATTTCCTCAAGCCGCGGGACCAATGAAGAGAATTATCTGTTCGGGAAGTTCATTCGTTGCGTCATGGGCACGAACCATATCGATAACTGTGCCCGAGTCTGCCACAGCGCGACCGTGACGGGTATGATGGAGACGCTCGGCGCCTCCGCGGCCACCAACTCGATTCGCGATCTGGACGACGCCAAGCTGATTCTCGTTGTCGGTGCAAATCCGACTGAGTCGCATCCGGTCCTTGGCGCAAAGCTGCTGCAGCTAGCCCGACGGGGCGTGCCGTTCATAGTCATCGATCCGCGGCGTACTGAAATCGCGAAAGTAGCCACGATTCACCTGCAATTGCGGCCCGGCACCAACGTGGCGCTCCTCAATGGTCTCGGGCACGTGATTGCCGGGGAAGGCTTGCTCGATCAGCGCTTCATCGCCGGGCGTACCGAGGGGGTTGAGGATTGGCTCGCGACGGTAAAAGCCTATCCGCCGGAGGCTGTCGAGCGGCTGACCGATGTGCCTGCCCATGACATTCGCCGTGCGGCCAGGATGTATGCCCAGAGCGGGGCGGCGCTTGCCCTTCATGGTCTGGGGATGACGGAGCATCGCTGGGGCAGTCACGGGGTCATGGCGCTGTGCGATCTTGCCCTGGCAACGGGCAACATCGCGAGGCCCGGCACCGGCATCAACCCCTTGAGAGGACAAAACAATGTACAAGGGGCTTCGGACTCCGGCTGCCTGCCGACGCACTTCGTCGCCTATCAATCCTTGAGCGATCCCGTGGTGGCGGCGCGGCACGAGTCCATCACGGGAAAGCCTTTGCCGAGCAAACGAGGCATGAAGATTCCGGACATGTGGGACGCGGCGCTCGATGGACGGCTGAAGGCGCTGTGGATTGTAGGCTATGACGTGGCGCAGACCGATCCGAATCTCAAAAAAGTGAGAGAGGCTCTGTCGCGGATCGAGTTTCTCGTGGTGCAGGATCTCTTTATGAGCGAGACCGCGAAATTTGCCCATCTTGTGCTCCCCGGCGCGTCATTCCTGGAAAAAGATGGAACCTTTACCAACTTGGAGCGGCGCATTCAGCGCATCAGAAAGGCGGTGGACCCGCCTCACGGCATCCTTCCGGACTGGCAAGTGGTCTGCGAAGTCTCCCGTCGAATGGGATATCCGATGCATTATGGACATCCTTCCGAGATCATGAAGGAAATGGCGGCGCTCAGCCCGATATTGGCCGGTGTGACGTATGAACGATTGGACCAGCCGGACGGTTTACAGTGGCCGGTGCTCGACGACACTCATCCGGGGACAACACTCATGCATGCGGACAGTTTTCCCAGAGGCAAAGGTCGCTTTGTCGGCGTGGATTATCTCCCGCCGGGTGAACTGCCCGACGAGGACTATCCGTTCGTGCTGATCACCGGGCGTATTTTGGAGCATTACAATTGCGGCGCACAGACGAGGAGAACCCCTCTCATCAACTTGGTAGACCGTGACGTGCTTGAAATGCATCCCGACGATTGTGCTCGCCTGGGGTTGGATCGAGATCAGATGGTACGCCTTGTGAGTCCTCGAAGCGCGGCCGTTCTGCCGATTCGGCCCAGCACGCGCATGCGGCCGGGCGAATTATTCACCAGCTTTCATTTCCCCGGCTCGGATGTGAACAGCCTGCTTTCGTCCAGCGCAGATGAAAGCTCCAAATGTCCTGAATACAAGGTCTCCGTAGTGCGAGTTGAACCGGTGGACGGAAAGACGCCTGACGCAGGCAGGTAG
- a CDS encoding SLBB domain-containing protein, which produces MITTLYLSNDTSARAAGADRLAHAWEREPDLQLIRTSSRGAFFLEPLVECDGPAGRLLWPRATPGDLPRIRAGIGGVQLSDVPFLAQQQRFVFSRFGQAEPLSLTQYRADGGWQAADRAAGWSPETIIQEMKASGLRGRGGAAFPVWNKWDIARRTASDQKYVVANADEGDAGTYCDRMIMEGEPFRLIEGMLICAKAIGADCGYIYCRWEYPAAAGAMRAAISEAERAGALAVEGRPFRLEVFRGAGSYVCGEETALLSSLEGGRGMVKVRPPYPAVAGLYGKPTVVSNVLTFATVTEIVSRGAAWHAALGTERSKGTVALQLGGRIRQPGLIEIPFGSTLREVLERFGGGMADGGRFKAVQVGGPLGSLFPESQLDIHLCFDAFNDAGAVLGHGGIVVFDDQTDMVELARHYMTFTAEESCGTCSPCRIGSVRSRELLERIERGQGTPADLELLADLGETMKATSLCAHGARGPYPVLTAIEHFGREFRNRLDQADA; this is translated from the coding sequence ATGATCACGACGCTGTATCTTTCCAACGATACCTCGGCGCGAGCAGCCGGCGCTGATCGACTTGCACATGCCTGGGAAAGAGAACCCGACCTGCAGCTGATTCGAACATCGAGTCGCGGGGCCTTTTTCTTGGAACCGCTCGTGGAATGCGATGGCCCGGCCGGGCGTCTCCTCTGGCCTCGAGCGACGCCGGGCGATTTGCCACGCATCCGGGCAGGCATCGGCGGTGTGCAACTGTCGGATGTGCCGTTCCTGGCGCAACAGCAGCGGTTCGTCTTCAGCCGATTCGGTCAAGCCGAGCCGCTCTCTCTCACGCAGTACCGTGCAGATGGGGGCTGGCAGGCTGCCGATCGTGCCGCAGGCTGGTCACCGGAAACGATCATCCAAGAGATGAAAGCCTCCGGCTTGCGTGGACGGGGCGGCGCTGCGTTCCCGGTCTGGAATAAATGGGACATCGCGCGGCGGACCGCGTCGGATCAGAAGTACGTCGTCGCCAACGCGGACGAGGGCGATGCCGGGACCTACTGTGATCGCATGATCATGGAAGGAGAGCCGTTTCGGCTCATCGAAGGCATGCTGATCTGCGCCAAGGCCATTGGGGCGGATTGCGGCTATATCTATTGCCGCTGGGAATATCCGGCTGCCGCCGGGGCCATGCGTGCCGCCATTTCTGAGGCTGAGCGGGCAGGAGCGCTGGCAGTCGAGGGGCGACCGTTTCGCTTGGAAGTATTTCGCGGAGCAGGATCATATGTCTGCGGTGAGGAAACAGCGCTGCTCTCTTCGCTTGAGGGCGGCCGCGGCATGGTGAAGGTCCGCCCGCCATATCCCGCCGTTGCGGGTCTCTATGGGAAGCCGACCGTCGTCAGCAATGTGCTGACATTTGCGACGGTCACTGAAATTGTCTCCCGGGGGGCGGCCTGGCATGCGGCTCTGGGTACGGAACGATCAAAGGGAACGGTGGCACTGCAACTCGGAGGCCGTATCCGGCAGCCTGGCCTCATTGAAATTCCGTTCGGTTCGACGCTTCGCGAGGTGCTGGAGCGGTTCGGCGGCGGCATGGCGGACGGAGGTCGTTTCAAGGCCGTACAGGTCGGCGGCCCGCTAGGCAGTCTGTTTCCCGAATCCCAACTCGATATTCATCTCTGCTTTGATGCCTTCAACGATGCAGGCGCCGTATTGGGGCATGGCGGCATCGTCGTCTTTGACGACCAGACTGACATGGTGGAGCTCGCACGGCACTATATGACCTTTACCGCTGAGGAATCGTGCGGGACATGCAGCCCATGTCGAATCGGATCTGTCAGGAGCCGTGAACTATTGGAGCGCATTGAACGGGGCCAGGGGACACCGGCGGATCTGGAATTGCTGGCGGATCTCGGCGAGACTATGAAAGCGACCAGTCTGTGCGCGCATGGCGCGCGCGGCCCCTATCCCGTCCTCACCGCGATCGAACACTTCGGACGGGAGTTCCGAAACAGGCTGGACCAGGCCGACGCGTGA
- a CDS encoding NAD(P)H-dependent oxidoreductase subunit E: protein MTERVRGALTVLLSAHRPEPGRRAHILSALLAVQEAFGYVQAEAVPLIADALAVTEADVAGVLSYYPDLYSVPRGRHVVRVCLGEACVANRSAALLESLCHDVGAGLGQTTSDGRLTIERVYCLGNCAVGPTVMADEQIYGRVGPEELHTILQSHP, encoded by the coding sequence TTGACGGAGCGAGTCAGAGGGGCACTCACTGTCCTGTTGAGCGCGCACCGTCCGGAGCCAGGCCGCCGGGCACACATCCTCAGTGCCTTGTTGGCAGTCCAAGAGGCCTTCGGATATGTGCAGGCAGAAGCCGTACCGTTGATCGCCGATGCACTTGCAGTCACTGAAGCCGATGTGGCAGGCGTGCTGTCATATTATCCCGATCTGTATAGCGTTCCCCGAGGCCGCCACGTCGTTCGTGTTTGCCTCGGAGAAGCGTGTGTGGCGAATCGATCGGCGGCTCTGCTCGAGTCACTGTGCCATGACGTTGGTGCCGGTCTAGGACAGACCACTTCTGATGGACGGCTCACGATTGAACGGGTCTACTGCCTTGGCAATTGCGCGGTGGGGCCAACCGTGATGGCGGACGAGCAAATCTATGGCCGGGTTGGCCCGGAAGAATTACACACGATTCTCCAGAGCCATCCGTAG
- a CDS encoding universal stress protein, which translates to MGETTLFNQILLPVDFSPCSNEAFRIGCRLARMSGSEVLVLHVIDTSIVATIQRVGLSTVPSDVASQRRRLRHHARVNLRRLMESGEAKGANCTRLILEGSPFVEIAKVARTQPIDLIVMGTYGVRAGSVDKLFFGSTAEKVVRTAGCPVLTVPLPALLNVLPPEKETPR; encoded by the coding sequence ATGGGTGAGACGACCCTGTTCAATCAGATCTTGTTGCCGGTCGACTTTTCCCCCTGTTCGAACGAGGCGTTTCGGATCGGGTGCCGTCTTGCGCGCATGTCGGGCTCGGAGGTCCTCGTTCTGCATGTGATCGACACGAGCATAGTGGCTACCATCCAGCGTGTAGGGCTCTCCACAGTTCCGTCCGACGTTGCGAGTCAACGCCGGCGGCTTCGGCATCACGCACGAGTAAACCTACGCCGCCTCATGGAATCCGGCGAAGCCAAAGGCGCGAACTGCACCAGACTCATTCTGGAAGGATCTCCGTTTGTAGAGATTGCTAAAGTAGCTCGCACCCAGCCCATCGATCTGATTGTCATGGGCACTTATGGGGTCCGCGCAGGCAGCGTCGATAAGCTGTTTTTTGGGAGCACGGCGGAAAAAGTCGTGAGAACCGCAGGCTGTCCGGTCCTCACGGTCCCGCTCCCGGCACTACTCAACGTACTCCCACCAGAGAAGGAAACTCCGCGATGA
- a CDS encoding PilZ domain-containing protein yields the protein MAYVLRPYRRVPAFCPVRYEHRFHSAHGTVTNLSTRGWRIHGDARLQAGDVCSMKVRLATGKWVSVSAGIVRWVRGEECGIETLVMNDESQEQLNDYIQERMKAL from the coding sequence ATGGCGTATGTCCTCCGGCCCTACCGTCGCGTTCCTGCATTTTGTCCTGTGCGGTATGAACATCGATTCCATAGTGCCCACGGAACAGTGACGAATCTCTCCACTCGCGGTTGGAGAATCCATGGCGACGCGCGGCTACAAGCGGGGGATGTGTGCTCGATGAAGGTCAGACTGGCGACCGGGAAATGGGTGTCGGTGTCTGCCGGGATTGTGCGATGGGTGCGCGGAGAAGAGTGCGGTATCGAAACGCTTGTGATGAATGATGAGTCACAGGAGCAACTGAATGACTACATCCAAGAGCGAATGAAGGCATTATGA
- a CDS encoding PDZ domain-containing protein → MRSGKLDVVIGGEPWVLGGDIIVAINDQTLHTREQFVKVFHQLQAAQSVELTIMREGESFTRTVTLGERPSPPSPAQHPNLDMPPTLFQEMGVVPF, encoded by the coding sequence TTGCGGTCCGGCAAACTGGATGTGGTCATCGGAGGAGAGCCTTGGGTCCTAGGGGGCGACATCATCGTCGCCATCAACGACCAGACCCTGCATACGAGAGAGCAGTTCGTGAAGGTCTTCCACCAATTACAAGCCGCCCAATCTGTGGAGCTCACGATTATGCGAGAGGGCGAGTCCTTCACGCGGACGGTGACATTAGGAGAGCGGCCCTCGCCACCCAGCCCGGCACAGCATCCGAACCTTGATATGCCTCCGACGCTCTTTCAAGAGATGGGTGTCGTGCCATTCTGA
- a CDS encoding trypsin-like peptidase domain-containing protein: MIFGRFTGRRPYRRFWRSCNLLSLSLCLYLGLSSLPVQAATPTTPEELNNIRVYKHIARSTVLITSAYVSPHHVTQASWKGLGSGVLLDDQGVILTNAHVVDGTAKITVTLHDGKRLPAELVGSDPLTDVALLRVAMPKGFAIAAQLGDSDKLEIGQKVLAIGHPFGLGYAFSTGIVSGFGKVMGTRQENFQQTIQTTAPINPGNSGGPLVDSDGRVIGINASVMLEAQNISFAIPINTVKSIIADLRAHGRVIRPWLGVKGKFVTDELRNLFALPLVDGLLVLDTDDGVRLKRSACGPANWMWSSEESLGS, from the coding sequence ATGATTTTTGGGAGATTCACCGGTCGCCGTCCGTATCGCAGGTTCTGGCGTTCTTGCAATCTCCTTTCGCTCAGTCTCTGTCTGTATCTCGGCCTGTCGAGCCTGCCGGTGCAGGCGGCGACGCCGACCACCCCTGAGGAACTCAACAACATACGCGTCTATAAACATATCGCGAGATCGACGGTTCTGATCACCTCCGCCTATGTGAGCCCCCACCATGTGACACAAGCCTCGTGGAAGGGACTTGGATCAGGCGTCCTACTCGACGACCAGGGTGTAATCCTCACGAATGCCCATGTTGTTGATGGAACTGCCAAGATCACCGTCACCTTGCATGATGGGAAACGGCTTCCAGCAGAACTGGTGGGAAGCGATCCGCTGACGGACGTGGCATTGCTCCGAGTAGCCATGCCAAAGGGGTTTGCGATCGCTGCTCAATTAGGCGATTCCGACAAGCTGGAAATCGGACAAAAAGTGCTGGCGATTGGGCATCCGTTCGGCCTGGGCTACGCTTTCTCAACGGGGATCGTCAGTGGGTTTGGCAAGGTGATGGGAACCAGACAGGAAAACTTTCAGCAGACCATTCAAACGACGGCTCCGATCAATCCCGGCAATAGCGGGGGGCCGCTCGTCGATTCTGATGGTCGCGTCATCGGCATCAACGCGAGCGTCATGCTGGAGGCCCAGAATATCAGTTTCGCAATACCGATCAATACCGTCAAATCCATTATCGCCGACCTCCGCGCTCATGGCCGGGTCATCCGTCCTTGGCTCGGTGTGAAGGGGAAATTCGTCACCGATGAATTGCGAAATCTGTTCGCGTTGCCTCTGGTCGACGGCTTGCTGGTTCTCGACACCGATGACGGGGTCCGGCTGAAAAGATCGGCTTGCGGTCCGGCAAACTGGATGTGGTCATCGGAGGAGAGCCTTGGGTCCTAG
- a CDS encoding Slp family lipoprotein has translation MRILGLAAMALWFSACTATPMFPPAVMKDVEANTFDVKAWEEEAYHPSSLTFVSHKVELAGEIIRVIQNPARLVILVEERPVEGHSAKSPTSIEHDSAPWFAVTFKGSVEPSMLQTGNRLIVVGTTYRPGPEMFGGAPRVLPHLRAQCLHIWNTEGVKNKYFSSETGGIEAYPPDERTICLGDGPAGSSPRHSQGAENQSSESS, from the coding sequence ATGCGTATTCTAGGATTGGCGGCAATGGCTCTGTGGTTCAGTGCGTGCACGGCCACTCCCATGTTTCCCCCGGCAGTGATGAAGGATGTCGAAGCCAACACCTTTGACGTCAAGGCCTGGGAGGAAGAGGCCTATCACCCGTCCAGCCTCACCTTCGTCTCTCACAAGGTGGAGTTGGCTGGTGAGATCATACGAGTCATTCAGAACCCTGCTCGCCTTGTCATTCTGGTTGAAGAAAGGCCTGTTGAGGGGCATTCCGCAAAGAGCCCAACGAGCATTGAACACGACAGCGCACCATGGTTTGCAGTCACCTTCAAAGGGTCTGTGGAACCGAGCATGTTGCAAACAGGGAATCGGCTCATTGTGGTTGGCACAACGTATCGGCCTGGTCCCGAAATGTTCGGCGGTGCTCCACGGGTACTGCCGCACCTGAGGGCGCAATGCCTTCACATTTGGAATACCGAGGGCGTCAAGAACAAGTATTTCTCTTCTGAGACAGGCGGTATAGAAGCCTATCCTCCGGATGAACGGACTATCTGTCTTGGGGACGGCCCAGCCGGTTCCTCGCCTCGTCACAGTCAAGGTGCGGAGAACCAGAGCTCCGAAAGCTCGTGA
- a CDS encoding response regulator — protein MMSGYGRRVLIVDDEEAVRRLLLEQLEPHRFVVVAVADGLRAWRELHRRHFDAVITDLHMPYLDGLDLLHQCHLVWPELPVILMSGSFATDIVELAMTQGAAACLPKPVEREKLIHVLNEVVPDRLTPHPDQTGITSHQLEMEPQ, from the coding sequence ATGATGAGTGGGTACGGTAGGCGCGTGTTAATCGTCGATGACGAAGAGGCGGTGCGCCGTCTCCTCCTCGAGCAACTGGAACCGCACCGTTTTGTAGTGGTGGCGGTCGCGGATGGACTGCGGGCCTGGAGGGAACTCCACCGGCGTCATTTTGACGCCGTGATCACCGATCTCCATATGCCGTACCTTGATGGCCTCGATCTCCTCCATCAATGTCATCTGGTGTGGCCGGAGCTGCCCGTCATTCTCATGTCCGGCAGTTTCGCAACTGATATTGTTGAGCTGGCGATGACTCAGGGAGCCGCCGCGTGCCTGCCTAAGCCAGTCGAGAGAGAAAAACTGATCCATGTTCTCAACGAGGTCGTCCCTGACAGACTAACTCCCCACCCCGATCAGACGGGTATCACCTCCCACCAATTGGAAATGGAACCACAATGA
- a CDS encoding DUF3047 domain-containing protein, translating into MTASVDLARSTDSLKPGVDFSGFSGGSVLNWLGSKGFEPKQDARNTRRVVYSALPSAIALETKTRAFGLLLNERDVRDYSRVRIEWGVDAFPSGASYEEGARAEAIMVYIFFGKERHSSGSLFIPDSPYFLALYLCETETTNKPFKGRYHHAIGRFICVERPRLGATVKTDFPVADTFRRVFGKEAPDISGIALAIDTANANGTGVAKSFIRKIEFAQ; encoded by the coding sequence ATGACTGCGTCGGTTGACCTGGCCCGCTCGACGGACAGCTTGAAACCAGGTGTGGATTTCTCAGGATTTTCAGGCGGATCTGTTTTGAATTGGCTCGGCTCGAAAGGCTTCGAGCCGAAACAAGATGCGAGAAACACTCGAAGGGTCGTGTATTCCGCCTTGCCGAGCGCCATCGCCCTCGAGACGAAAACGCGCGCCTTCGGCCTGCTCCTCAACGAAAGGGATGTCCGAGACTATTCACGCGTGCGTATCGAATGGGGTGTCGACGCATTCCCTTCCGGCGCCTCCTATGAGGAGGGGGCTCGAGCCGAAGCGATCATGGTCTACATTTTCTTTGGCAAGGAGCGACACTCGAGCGGGTCACTGTTCATTCCCGACAGCCCCTACTTCCTCGCCCTCTATCTCTGTGAAACCGAGACGACGAACAAGCCGTTCAAGGGGCGCTACCATCACGCCATCGGTCGCTTCATCTGCGTCGAGCGGCCGCGATTGGGTGCGACCGTTAAGACTGACTTTCCGGTCGCCGACACGTTCCGGCGAGTGTTCGGCAAAGAAGCTCCGGACATTAGCGGTATCGCTCTCGCCATCGACACGGCCAACGCGAACGGGACCGGCGTCGCCAAATCTTTCATCAGAAAGATCGAGTTCGCCCAGTGA
- the nhaA gene encoding Na+/H+ antiporter NhaA: MISTIRTFLKLESAGGILLIVAAALAMLCANTDLKHLYESLLQIPVGVQFGSLQIHKPLLLWINDGLMVLFFFLVGMELKREVMEGELSDTANVGLPAMGALGGMVVPGCIYWWVNHNNPAGLAGWAIPIATDTAFALGILSLLGQRVPLSLKVFLVSLAIFDDIGAILIIAFFFTSNLSAAMLWTASGCLMILLLLNRKGVTAISLYALVGLVMWVAVLKSGVHATLAGVLLAMFIPLTDAKNRAHSPLRFLEDELHTAVAFVTLPLFAFFNAGISLSEVSVDSLTHPVSLGITLGLFLGKQLGVFLFCMAGILLGIARLPRAVTAIQLYGVAILCGVGFTMSLFIGALAFEELQRPALFDERIGILLGSLLSAVAGYLVLWLALRKKPSTRKPMTEEARGRPF, translated from the coding sequence ATGATTAGTACTATCCGTACCTTCCTCAAACTGGAATCCGCCGGCGGCATTCTGCTGATTGTGGCCGCCGCACTCGCCATGCTGTGCGCCAATACCGACCTGAAGCATCTGTATGAGAGCCTGCTTCAGATTCCAGTCGGGGTTCAGTTTGGGAGTCTCCAAATTCACAAGCCCCTCCTGCTCTGGATCAACGATGGTCTTATGGTGCTCTTTTTCTTTCTGGTCGGGATGGAGCTGAAACGAGAGGTCATGGAAGGCGAACTGTCCGATACGGCCAATGTGGGGCTTCCTGCCATGGGCGCACTGGGCGGGATGGTGGTTCCAGGATGTATCTATTGGTGGGTCAATCACAACAATCCAGCCGGGCTGGCTGGGTGGGCGATTCCCATCGCCACCGATACGGCCTTCGCTTTGGGCATCCTCTCCCTGCTGGGCCAGCGGGTCCCGCTTTCCCTGAAGGTGTTTCTGGTGTCGCTCGCCATTTTCGATGATATCGGCGCCATTCTTATCATCGCATTCTTTTTTACCTCGAACCTCTCTGCGGCCATGCTGTGGACCGCCAGTGGCTGCCTGATGATTCTCCTGCTTCTCAACCGTAAAGGCGTGACGGCCATTTCCCTCTATGCCTTGGTGGGCCTCGTGATGTGGGTCGCGGTGTTGAAGTCCGGCGTGCATGCCACCCTTGCGGGCGTCCTGCTGGCAATGTTTATTCCCCTCACTGATGCTAAGAATCGGGCTCACTCTCCGCTCCGCTTTCTGGAGGATGAACTGCACACGGCGGTGGCCTTTGTCACCTTGCCCCTGTTTGCCTTCTTCAATGCTGGAATCTCTCTGAGCGAGGTGTCCGTGGACAGTCTCACCCACCCGGTCTCCCTCGGCATTACGCTGGGGTTGTTTCTCGGGAAGCAGCTCGGAGTCTTTCTGTTCTGCATGGCGGGGATCCTGCTGGGGATTGCCCGCCTACCGAGGGCAGTCACCGCGATTCAGCTCTATGGGGTCGCCATCCTGTGCGGCGTCGGCTTCACGATGAGTCTGTTTATCGGTGCCCTCGCCTTTGAGGAACTGCAGCGGCCTGCGCTGTTCGATGAGCGCATTGGGATTCTCCTCGGGTCACTCCTCTCCGCAGTGGCCGGATATCTCGTGCTGTGGTTGGCACTCCGCAAAAAGCCAAGCACGAGAAAGCCCATGACTGAAGAAGCGCGGGGCCGGCCTTTCTGA
- a CDS encoding BON domain-containing protein produces the protein MNIRTILTLSATLVTGGMFLTGLTNGLGNAAEKTPINDAWLTAKTKIALFADARVKGSDLNVESTQGLVMIRGKVDSGEAKQAVEDIAKGIDGVKSVKNDLQVVSPSKREVINDKDEAITLRVNEQIAKDAHLKESGIHAQTNAGVVSLSGEVADLMTSAQASWKVWQVPGVKSVKNDITVKAKT, from the coding sequence ATGAATATACGGACTATTCTGACATTAAGCGCAACGTTGGTAACCGGGGGAATGTTCTTGACGGGATTGACGAACGGGCTTGGTAATGCCGCCGAGAAGACCCCGATCAATGATGCGTGGTTGACTGCTAAGACCAAGATTGCACTGTTTGCCGATGCTCGGGTGAAGGGGAGTGATCTCAACGTCGAAAGTACACAGGGTTTGGTCATGATCCGTGGCAAAGTGGACTCCGGCGAGGCAAAGCAGGCGGTGGAGGATATCGCCAAGGGGATTGATGGCGTCAAGTCGGTGAAGAACGACTTACAAGTGGTATCGCCATCCAAGCGTGAGGTGATTAACGACAAAGACGAGGCGATTACCCTGCGGGTCAACGAGCAGATCGCGAAAGACGCCCACCTCAAGGAATCCGGGATTCATGCCCAAACGAATGCGGGTGTGGTTTCGCTGAGCGGCGAAGTAGCAGACCTGATGACGAGCGCACAAGCGTCGTGGAAAGTCTGGCAGGTCCCCGGCGTGAAGTCGGTCAAGAATGACATCACCGTGAAGGCGAAGACCTAG